One Candidatus Thermoplasmatota archaeon DNA segment encodes these proteins:
- the ftsZ gene encoding cell division protein FtsZ — MREAVETSTAPAPPVAASSDDEELKQILEGLKTTIKVFGCGGGGCNTVNRIAQEPDTGVEIHALNTDAQHLLVSRAHHKILIGKRLTRGLGAGSLPQVGEQAAMESEAEIRKALEGSDLVFVTCGLGGGTGTGSAPVVARLAREMGILTIAVATLPFRVEGAIRMQNAEAGLARLRDAADTTIVIPNDKLLEIAPRLPLNAAFKVADEVLIRSIRGITEMITKPGLVNLDFADLKTVMTRGGVAMIGLGESDSENRAKEAVREALESPLLDVDVSTATGVLVDVVGGPDMTISEAESCVQEIHQRVNHDARIIWGTSVQPELERTIRCMVVLTGVRSRQILGPSEDRKRQVRAESGIDFVL, encoded by the coding sequence ATTCGCGAGGCCGTGGAGACCTCGACGGCCCCCGCGCCTCCGGTCGCCGCTTCGTCGGACGACGAGGAGCTCAAGCAGATTCTCGAGGGACTCAAGACGACGATCAAGGTGTTCGGCTGCGGAGGCGGCGGCTGCAACACGGTGAACCGCATCGCGCAGGAGCCCGACACGGGCGTCGAGATCCACGCGCTCAACACGGACGCGCAGCACCTCCTCGTCTCGCGCGCGCACCACAAGATCCTCATCGGAAAGCGCCTCACGCGGGGCCTGGGCGCCGGCAGCCTGCCGCAGGTCGGCGAGCAGGCGGCGATGGAGAGCGAGGCCGAGATCCGCAAGGCCCTCGAAGGCTCCGACCTCGTGTTCGTCACGTGCGGCCTGGGCGGCGGCACGGGCACGGGAAGCGCGCCCGTCGTGGCGCGGCTTGCCCGGGAAATGGGCATCCTCACGATCGCCGTGGCGACGCTGCCCTTCCGCGTGGAGGGCGCGATCCGCATGCAGAACGCCGAGGCCGGCCTCGCGCGCCTGCGCGACGCGGCGGACACGACGATCGTCATCCCCAACGACAAGCTCCTCGAGATCGCGCCGCGCCTTCCGCTGAACGCCGCCTTCAAGGTGGCCGACGAGGTGCTCATCCGCTCCATTCGCGGCATCACGGAGATGATCACGAAGCCCGGCCTCGTCAACCTCGACTTTGCCGACCTCAAGACCGTCATGACGCGCGGGGGCGTGGCCATGATCGGGCTTGGCGAGTCCGACTCCGAGAACCGCGCCAAGGAGGCCGTGCGCGAGGCGCTCGAGAGCCCGCTTCTGGACGTGGACGTCTCCACGGCCACGGGCGTTCTCGTGGACGTCGTGGGCGGCCCGGACATGACGATCTCCGAAGCCGAGTCCTGCGTGCAGGAGATCCATCAGCGCGTCAACCACGACGCTCGCATCATCTGGGGGACCTCCGTGCAGCCGGAGCTTGAGCGCACGATCCGATGCATGGTCGTGCTCACGGGCGTGCGCAGCCGCCAGATCCTGGGTCCAAGCGAGGACCGCAAGCGGCAGGTGCGCGCGGAGTCGGGCATCGACTTCGTCCTCTGA
- a CDS encoding polyprenyl synthetase family protein: MAQPPATAARAHHAATVDVDAWMARVEATMAEAVSRTEDPLLSEMALKMVRAGGKRLRPRVGLLAYAACGGTELTDKVRLAAAGIELVHTATLIHDDIIDGGDRRRGVPATHREYGLERAILAGDFLFVKGFELSGSVLDARIIELTAGASTWLAEGELLEHRHLRDLSIGLDRYVEIVAKKTAAPIEKACQIGAYLAGADAATTDAFARFGRALGIAFQMSDDLLDVRGNATGKPRGVDLRGGVPTLPSLLTIRAGNQRFRVLVEKAVKSEEDVRELIDTILASGSLGEAERIVDAYAGQAAAAVAHVPDSPYKRELLALCESVARRDA; this comes from the coding sequence ATGGCCCAACCCCCCGCCACGGCCGCGCGGGCGCACCACGCCGCGACGGTCGACGTCGACGCGTGGATGGCGCGCGTCGAGGCCACGATGGCCGAGGCCGTCTCGCGGACCGAGGACCCCCTCCTCTCCGAGATGGCCTTGAAGATGGTGCGCGCCGGCGGCAAGCGCCTGCGCCCCCGCGTGGGCCTCCTCGCATACGCCGCCTGCGGGGGCACCGAGCTAACGGACAAGGTCCGTCTGGCGGCCGCGGGCATCGAGCTCGTCCACACGGCCACCCTCATCCACGACGACATCATCGACGGCGGCGACCGGCGGCGCGGCGTCCCCGCCACGCACCGGGAATACGGCCTCGAGCGGGCCATCCTCGCCGGCGACTTCCTCTTCGTGAAGGGCTTCGAGCTCTCCGGCTCCGTGCTCGACGCTCGCATCATCGAGCTTACGGCCGGCGCCTCCACGTGGCTTGCCGAGGGTGAGCTCCTCGAGCACCGCCACCTGCGCGACCTCTCGATCGGCCTTGACCGCTACGTCGAGATCGTCGCCAAGAAGACGGCCGCGCCCATCGAGAAAGCCTGCCAGATCGGCGCCTATCTCGCCGGCGCCGACGCGGCCACCACGGACGCCTTTGCCCGCTTCGGCCGCGCGCTTGGGATCGCCTTCCAGATGAGCGACGACCTCCTCGACGTGCGCGGCAACGCGACCGGCAAGCCCCGCGGCGTCGACCTCCGCGGCGGCGTGCCGACGCTTCCAAGCCTGCTTACGATCCGCGCCGGCAACCAGCGCTTCCGCGTGCTCGTCGAGAAGGCCGTCAAGAGCGAGGAGGACGTGCGCGAGCTCATCGACACGATCCTCGCCTCGGGAAGCTTGGGCGAGGCCGAGCGCATCGTCGACGCGTACGCGGGCCAGGCCGCAGCCGCCGTCGCGCACGTGCCCGACTCGCCGTACAAGCGCGAGCTCCTCGCGCTTTGCGAGAGCGTCGCGCGCCGCGACGCCTGA